A section of the Desulfomonile tiedjei genome encodes:
- a CDS encoding membrane integrity-associated transporter subunit PqiC encodes MNSLHVAMIFGLVVLAGGCSLKSREAIIYHAFEYPPPSKESGVTIPETLMVYRFLLDPAVDIYSLVLANSKGAEESMSLHRWKDNPADMITELVLRDIESSGLFEKVVDQTSNARYRYALEGTVRRLQGAARDGKVFATLEAEATLTDFDPPRAGQKALMTQSYKMETTSGDATAGAVVRALNLAVQEFSSRLRADIKTAMEMEAPKIKQRMRRKADLWMPGADSQFQGTWKPRSADLLLQARTEK; translated from the coding sequence TTGAATTCCTTGCACGTAGCGATGATCTTCGGGCTGGTCGTGCTCGCCGGCGGGTGTAGTCTTAAGTCCCGCGAAGCCATCATCTATCATGCTTTTGAATATCCCCCCCCGTCCAAAGAGTCCGGCGTAACCATTCCTGAAACGTTGATGGTGTATCGCTTCCTCCTCGATCCGGCTGTGGACATTTACTCCCTCGTACTGGCCAATTCAAAGGGAGCGGAGGAATCGATGTCGCTTCACCGCTGGAAAGACAATCCCGCGGACATGATCACCGAACTTGTTCTGCGCGATATTGAAAGCTCCGGCCTTTTTGAGAAGGTGGTAGACCAGACAAGCAACGCCCGTTATCGGTACGCGCTTGAAGGCACCGTACGGCGGCTTCAAGGGGCTGCAAGGGACGGCAAGGTCTTTGCCACGCTCGAAGCGGAAGCGACTTTGACGGATTTTGATCCCCCGCGGGCAGGGCAGAAGGCTTTAATGACTCAATCCTATAAGATGGAGACGACCAGCGGGGATGCAACCGCGGGCGCGGTAGTTCGTGCGCTTAATTTGGCTGTGCAAGAGTTTTCCTCGAGGCTCCGTGCGGACATAAAAACAGCAATGGAAATGGAAGCCCCCAAGATCAAGCAACGCATGCGACGGAAGGCGGACTTGTGGATGCCCGGTGCCGATTCGCAATTTCAGGGAACATGGAAGCCAAGGAGCGCGGACCTGCTCTTGCAGGCAAGGACGGAAAAGTGA
- a CDS encoding response regulator — protein MKHILVVDDEKHICELYRSELEDEGYHVTLANSGTEALTAVEKNPPDLIVLDIQMPGMDGIETLEKLLGRDKGIPVILNTAYSHYKEDFTTWGADAYVVKSSDTSKLKQEIKRLLGE, from the coding sequence ATGAAACATATCCTTGTGGTTGATGATGAGAAGCATATCTGCGAGCTGTACAGGAGCGAACTCGAAGACGAAGGATATCACGTTACCCTGGCCAATTCCGGTACAGAGGCCCTGACCGCGGTAGAGAAGAATCCTCCCGACCTGATAGTGCTGGACATTCAGATGCCGGGGATGGACGGCATCGAGACGCTGGAAAAGCTACTTGGCCGGGACAAGGGGATCCCGGTCATCTTGAATACCGCATACAGCCACTACAAAGAGGATTTCACCACATGGGGCGCGGACGCCTACGTGGTCAAATCATCGGATACGTCCAAACTCAAACAGGAAATTAAAAGGTTGCTGGGGGAATGA
- the glgC gene encoding glucose-1-phosphate adenylyltransferase has product MSTTKEMKDTLCILMAGGKGERLYPLTKARAKPSVRFGGIYRIVDFTLSNCLNSDIRNIYVLTQYRSLSLDRHIRLGWSVFNHELGEFIECVPPQQRNVDRWYRGTADSIYQNVYLLQRERPKRVLILSGDHVYKMDYNHMLSDHLEKNAELTVAGVEVGRLEARAFGVIGSDDQFRIIDWEEKPADPKHVPGKTDKAFASMGVYIFNTDALVKAVIGDAKNASSNHDFGKDVVPAMIANKNRVYVHNFKEANNEEGRYWRDIGTLDAYWEANMDLCSVTPQCNLYDDKWPIRTYQQQVPPAKTVSGLGDDGEHLQSGVALNSVISGGCVISGGTVTESVLSHNVFVGNGSVVEKSVLLDGVQVGRGAKIRKAIIDQEVAVPDGFVIGYDPDQDQKRFSISPGGVVMVPGGISLK; this is encoded by the coding sequence ATGAGCACCACAAAGGAAATGAAGGATACTCTCTGCATCCTGATGGCCGGAGGGAAGGGGGAGCGCCTCTATCCACTGACCAAGGCCCGGGCAAAGCCGTCTGTACGCTTCGGAGGCATTTACAGGATAGTGGACTTTACGCTTTCTAATTGCCTGAACTCGGATATTCGCAACATCTACGTCCTGACCCAGTACCGCTCGCTGTCCCTTGACCGCCATATCAGATTGGGGTGGAGCGTCTTCAATCATGAGCTGGGGGAATTTATAGAGTGCGTGCCGCCTCAGCAACGAAACGTGGATCGTTGGTATCGCGGGACCGCTGACAGCATTTACCAGAATGTCTACCTCCTCCAGCGTGAAAGGCCCAAGCGAGTGCTGATCCTTTCGGGTGATCATGTGTACAAGATGGATTACAACCACATGCTGTCGGATCACTTGGAAAAAAACGCCGAACTCACCGTGGCGGGAGTGGAAGTTGGCCGGTTGGAGGCGCGGGCTTTCGGGGTTATCGGAAGCGACGATCAGTTTCGGATTATAGACTGGGAAGAAAAGCCGGCGGATCCCAAACACGTCCCGGGCAAGACGGACAAAGCGTTTGCCTCGATGGGTGTTTACATTTTCAATACGGACGCCCTGGTGAAGGCGGTGATCGGTGATGCCAAGAATGCCTCATCGAACCATGATTTCGGCAAGGACGTGGTTCCTGCCATGATCGCGAACAAGAACAGGGTTTACGTGCACAATTTCAAAGAGGCGAACAACGAAGAGGGACGTTACTGGCGGGACATCGGAACTCTGGACGCGTACTGGGAAGCCAACATGGATCTCTGTTCGGTCACGCCGCAATGCAATCTCTATGATGACAAGTGGCCGATACGCACGTATCAACAGCAGGTCCCTCCGGCAAAAACCGTGTCAGGTCTCGGCGACGATGGCGAACACCTCCAAAGCGGCGTGGCTCTGAACTCAGTCATATCCGGTGGATGTGTGATCTCGGGGGGTACGGTTACCGAGTCGGTGCTGTCCCACAATGTTTTCGTGGGTAACGGCAGTGTGGTGGAGAAATCAGTGCTCCTGGATGGGGTCCAAGTAGGCCGCGGGGCTAAAATCCGAAAGGCCATCATTGACCAGGAGGTTGCCGTCCCTGACGGATTCGTGATCGGATATGATCCTGACCAGGACCAAAAGCGTTTTTCTATTTCGCCGGGTGGTGTTGTCATGGTGCCCGGAGGCATCAGCCTGAAGTGA
- a CDS encoding alpha/beta fold hydrolase, whose amino-acid sequence MPDVTIRGRRLAYEVRPSNYDKSALAVVFIHGSGGDREDWRGQLDGLSECATIIALELPGHGSSEPPGESTVPAYAQWVLDFIAAMGLEKVVLVGCSLGSAITQWIALSPPPWLSAIGLVGAGARLKVHPAILDGLLQDEEKAMAVMADFTLSPSANKALRERLGEKFHKTSAKLIHADLSACNEFDVMERVGGISLPTWILVGEDDRLTPVKYSRFLHDAINGSRLAVIPGAGHMAMLEKPDVFNMLLADFLGELKK is encoded by the coding sequence ATGCCCGATGTAACTATACGAGGGCGTCGGCTGGCATACGAAGTCAGGCCGTCGAATTACGACAAGTCGGCCCTGGCTGTGGTATTCATTCACGGTTCCGGCGGCGATCGTGAGGACTGGCGAGGGCAACTGGACGGGCTGTCGGAATGTGCGACCATCATCGCGCTTGAGCTTCCGGGTCACGGGTCTTCTGAACCGCCTGGAGAGAGTACCGTGCCCGCGTACGCGCAATGGGTGCTCGATTTCATCGCGGCTATGGGATTGGAAAAAGTCGTATTAGTGGGCTGTTCGCTTGGAAGCGCAATCACACAGTGGATAGCTCTCTCGCCACCGCCTTGGCTTTCCGCGATCGGTCTTGTCGGCGCGGGAGCAAGGCTCAAGGTGCATCCGGCCATTCTCGACGGCCTGCTACAGGACGAGGAAAAGGCTATGGCGGTAATGGCGGACTTTACCCTGTCACCGTCAGCCAACAAGGCGCTGCGTGAGCGGCTCGGGGAAAAGTTTCACAAGACTTCCGCAAAGCTGATCCATGCCGATCTGAGCGCGTGTAATGAATTTGACGTAATGGAAAGAGTCGGAGGGATTTCGTTGCCTACCTGGATCTTGGTGGGAGAGGATGATCGCCTTACTCCCGTCAAGTATTCAAGGTTCCTTCATGACGCGATAAACGGATCGAGGCTGGCTGTGATTCCCGGGGCGGGGCATATGGCAATGCTGGAAAAGCCTGATGTATTCAATATGCTTCTGGCCGACTTCCTTGGCGAGCTAAAGAAATGA
- a CDS encoding rod shape-determining protein, translated as MLLDFIASRISKDLAIDLGTANTLVYARGKGIVLNEPSVVAVRKRDRRTSEIWIGEEAKKMIGRVPQSIEVFRPLREGVIANFEMASLMLKFFIQKVHNRKAFVKPRVIITVPSGVTPVERRAVRDSTLSAGAHEVFVVEEAMAAAMGAGLPVTEPLSNMIVDIGGGTTEVAIISLTGVVYSNSSKIAGDKLDTDILNYIRKNFSILIGPSTAEQIKILVGRAFLDDEVEEVDVKGRDLMDGIPKTITITSTDVTQAIMDSVNSMVDLVKQAMEQCPPELAADIIDTGIVLTGGGALLKNMDMRVRQEIGVPVVVPDDPLSTVARGAGKMLDDIDLLREITYT; from the coding sequence ATGCTTCTCGATTTCATAGCCTCTCGTATATCAAAGGATCTTGCTATAGACTTGGGCACGGCCAACACCTTGGTTTACGCTCGAGGGAAAGGCATAGTCCTCAACGAACCGTCGGTTGTAGCGGTTCGTAAGAGGGATAGGAGAACCTCAGAGATCTGGATCGGGGAGGAAGCCAAGAAAATGATCGGCCGTGTTCCTCAGTCGATCGAGGTTTTCCGCCCGCTCAGGGAAGGCGTCATCGCCAATTTTGAGATGGCCAGCCTCATGCTGAAGTTTTTTATCCAAAAGGTTCACAATCGTAAGGCTTTTGTTAAACCTCGGGTAATTATTACCGTGCCTTCGGGAGTAACTCCGGTGGAACGGCGGGCTGTGAGGGACTCCACGCTCAGCGCGGGGGCTCACGAGGTTTTCGTTGTAGAAGAAGCTATGGCCGCTGCCATGGGCGCCGGACTCCCCGTCACCGAACCGTTGAGCAACATGATCGTAGACATAGGCGGCGGGACCACGGAAGTAGCAATAATTTCGCTCACCGGGGTTGTTTACAGCAACTCCAGCAAGATAGCCGGAGACAAGCTGGACACGGACATCCTCAATTATATCAGGAAGAACTTCAGCATATTAATTGGGCCTTCTACTGCGGAACAGATTAAGATTCTTGTCGGCCGAGCTTTTCTTGATGACGAAGTGGAAGAGGTTGACGTCAAGGGCCGAGATCTGATGGACGGCATTCCCAAGACCATAACGATCACTTCTACGGATGTGACTCAGGCGATCATGGATTCGGTGAACTCGATGGTGGACTTGGTAAAACAGGCAATGGAGCAGTGCCCCCCCGAGCTTGCAGCCGACATAATCGACACCGGGATCGTGCTTACCGGTGGTGGAGCGCTCCTGAAGAACATGGATATGCGCGTCCGCCAGGAGATAGGGGTACCGGTGGTCGTGCCCGACGATCCTTTGTCTACCGTGGCCCGAGGAGCGGGGAAGATGCTCGACGATATCGATCTCTTGAGAGAAATCACCTATACTTGA
- a CDS encoding peptidylprolyl isomerase produces MNVKISCLFVFLLMTTGLTNSLYAAAYSDRIVAVVNNDVILESDLKKQKQPFMRNALRLPLGIVPPGKWPTEKEILDELIVVRLLEQEAAKKGINVDEKGVDASIDSIKKRNNLTQDQFLLFLAGNGITYDDYRNMLKRQVKLTRLISSEVVQKVPMSEEDAQQYFKKNKDKIDEEFQKLLEPQAGPAQQGQQDKPDIPTEEEIYTGGTLRLQRIVLKMPRGGKKQDLQKLQNTAREIYKQAMTGADFGKLAQKYSQEPLAKKGGDLGYMEYKDLVPQIQKVVQRMKPGAITPPLMGGEGLMMLYLADAKNRTTKTIPIPKKEREAMEKQWFEAKKKREAELKERATKSAKGNPREENPGEMDAPSSEADRPKMPSGILTPAEEKEYLKVRKKVISILRNDKIQGRMKEWVEELKKNSIIEVKL; encoded by the coding sequence ATGAACGTCAAAATATCATGCCTTTTCGTTTTCTTGCTCATGACGACCGGGTTGACCAACAGTCTCTATGCAGCCGCTTACAGCGACAGGATAGTCGCGGTGGTAAACAACGATGTCATCCTTGAGTCGGACTTGAAGAAGCAAAAACAACCATTTATGCGGAATGCTCTACGCCTCCCCCTCGGAATCGTCCCTCCCGGGAAATGGCCCACCGAGAAGGAGATCCTCGACGAACTCATCGTGGTACGTCTTCTTGAACAGGAGGCGGCAAAGAAGGGAATCAATGTCGACGAGAAAGGTGTAGACGCGTCCATTGATTCGATCAAAAAACGAAACAATCTCACGCAGGATCAGTTCTTGCTGTTCCTCGCCGGCAACGGCATCACGTACGATGACTATCGCAACATGCTCAAACGCCAGGTCAAACTTACCAGGCTGATCAGCAGCGAAGTCGTCCAGAAGGTCCCGATGAGCGAGGAAGACGCGCAGCAATACTTTAAAAAGAACAAAGACAAGATTGATGAGGAATTTCAAAAACTTCTCGAACCACAGGCCGGCCCCGCTCAGCAGGGGCAACAGGACAAGCCGGACATCCCCACTGAGGAAGAGATTTACACAGGCGGAACGCTTAGACTTCAACGCATAGTGTTGAAGATGCCGAGGGGCGGGAAGAAACAGGACCTTCAGAAACTGCAGAACACGGCGAGAGAGATTTACAAGCAAGCTATGACCGGCGCCGATTTTGGGAAACTCGCCCAAAAATACTCTCAGGAACCTCTGGCCAAGAAAGGCGGGGACCTGGGATACATGGAGTACAAAGACCTGGTACCCCAAATCCAAAAAGTGGTCCAGCGCATGAAGCCCGGCGCCATTACTCCTCCGCTCATGGGTGGTGAAGGACTCATGATGCTCTATTTGGCCGATGCCAAGAACAGAACCACCAAGACGATTCCCATTCCGAAAAAAGAACGGGAGGCAATGGAGAAGCAGTGGTTTGAGGCGAAAAAGAAGCGCGAGGCCGAGTTGAAAGAGAGAGCCACGAAAAGCGCCAAAGGCAACCCCAGGGAAGAAAACCCTGGAGAAATGGATGCCCCTTCGAGCGAAGCCGACAGGCCCAAAATGCCCTCGGGAATTCTCACACCCGCGGAAGAAAAAGAGTATCTCAAGGTACGAAAAAAAGTGATCTCTATATTGAGAAACGATAAGATACAGGGCCGAATGAAGGAATGGGTGGAAGAACTTAAGAAGAACTCCATAATAGAGGTCAAGCTCTGA
- the mfd gene encoding transcription-repair coupling factor, with translation MNPSPLTYRSSTPFEQAVGILAQATENGGIYGLQGSAPSFVVSAAIANGARSMVVVLPDGEAASVFSEDVRFYLGEEETTGSPLEDRVLFYPSSEVLPYSAGGFETDVWTGRMTTLFRLAEGTPPKVICIGLDALIRKVLPRNAIQRTSFSIAVGQDLDRDRLLERLVAAGYSRAPLVEDTGDFSVRGFIIDLYPPLYPFPVRIEQTGDRIESIRFFDPTNQRSRQNLREIQVCPIHMFIPDEAHLTQGLAELLTACEEHGVEKRVRQRLMDDLKNRLRFPGAEFYLPYFFPRMESVLDYLPRDATLVLPDADTLGRAFEDLQEEIFRGWESAAAEGLPVPHSENLYVSREDFVLKAGQFRTVTLSPLELEDKGLTAVRVPCHANTDLRSDLLRARAYDTGMARLVKRLNEWREEGNEVFLVSHTQGQAHRLLKLLEPYPLNVDFRGGFEASNLIQDPTPGIRLHAGPLSAGFRMQPLGRIVVTEEEIFGARVRTPPRKHARGSFIASLTDLVEGEAVVHEDYGIGIFRGLLRKEFDGVAGEVMVIEYSGGDILYHPVDRLQVIQKYVSGAEEPPRIDRLGGKGWAKTKAKVKQSIREMAKELLNIYANRSVSKRSPYSMPDEHFAALEASFEFEETPDQFRAIQDVMESLDSDVPMDRLVCGDVGYGKTEVAIRAAFRAIMDGKQVAVLVPTTVLAQQHYDTFNRRFSGWPIVVEVLSRFRTAVAQKDVVKNLKEGKVDLIVGTHRLLQKDVVFRDLGLLVVDEEQRFGVVHKEKIKKYKAHVDVLTLTATPIPRTLHLSLTGIRDLSVIETPPTNRQSIRTHVMKQSDEVIREALLRELNRGGQAFYLHNRVETIYRRAAGLQRLVPEGRFGVAHGQMMDRDLERVMLEFVSGKINVLVCTSIIESGLDIPRANTIIIERADTFGLADLYQLRGRVGRSHMRAYAYLLTPPETLMTPDAVKRLAVIQEYSNLGQGFRIAMRDMEIRGAGNILGTSQSGHVAQVGYEMYLDLLEQAVQEIKGDAPPPRIDPEIHLKLEAIIPEDYVPDTQQRMNLYKRLSRASQGSEIDEIEAEIFDLYGKPLREVSQLIQIMRVRLAMKEVRVLKLDYNGQDLILVFDVETPVNPAALVAWAQQDRGVRLLPGDRLAYRIGDVGAQPRIDNCFQLLASLQKLVHSGGSALPGNVSLR, from the coding sequence ATGAATCCTTCTCCTCTAACATATAGATCTTCCACACCATTTGAACAGGCTGTCGGGATTCTTGCTCAGGCTACCGAGAATGGAGGAATTTACGGCCTTCAAGGCTCCGCCCCATCCTTTGTGGTTTCTGCCGCAATCGCCAACGGCGCGCGATCCATGGTGGTTGTTTTACCGGACGGTGAGGCCGCGTCGGTTTTCTCGGAGGATGTGCGTTTCTACCTGGGTGAAGAAGAGACTACCGGCAGTCCTCTCGAAGATCGGGTCCTGTTTTATCCGTCCTCCGAGGTTCTGCCCTACTCCGCGGGCGGCTTCGAAACGGACGTGTGGACCGGGCGCATGACTACACTGTTCCGCCTTGCGGAAGGGACACCCCCCAAGGTCATCTGCATAGGTCTTGACGCTCTCATAAGGAAGGTCTTGCCTCGAAATGCCATTCAGCGAACAAGCTTTTCAATAGCCGTCGGGCAGGATTTGGATAGGGACAGACTGCTGGAGAGACTCGTTGCCGCCGGGTACTCCCGCGCTCCGCTTGTGGAAGATACAGGCGATTTTTCGGTACGAGGTTTCATTATAGACCTGTATCCACCGCTGTACCCCTTTCCGGTGCGTATCGAGCAGACAGGCGACCGGATAGAGTCAATCCGTTTCTTTGACCCGACCAATCAAAGGTCTCGCCAAAACCTGCGCGAGATTCAGGTCTGTCCGATCCACATGTTTATTCCTGACGAGGCGCACCTGACACAAGGTTTAGCGGAATTGCTGACGGCTTGCGAGGAACACGGGGTAGAAAAACGCGTTCGTCAAAGGCTCATGGACGATTTGAAGAATCGCCTTCGATTCCCCGGCGCGGAGTTCTATTTGCCTTATTTCTTCCCAAGAATGGAATCGGTGTTGGATTATCTTCCGCGAGACGCCACCTTGGTACTGCCGGATGCCGACACCCTTGGCCGCGCGTTTGAAGACCTCCAGGAAGAGATCTTTCGAGGGTGGGAATCCGCTGCCGCGGAAGGGTTGCCGGTCCCGCATTCCGAGAATTTGTACGTGTCACGAGAAGATTTCGTCTTAAAGGCCGGACAATTCAGAACAGTGACATTGTCACCACTGGAGCTTGAAGACAAGGGCTTGACCGCGGTCCGCGTACCATGTCATGCCAACACTGACCTTCGATCCGACCTCCTGAGAGCAAGGGCGTACGACACGGGAATGGCCAGACTTGTTAAGCGTCTGAATGAATGGCGGGAAGAAGGGAATGAGGTCTTTCTCGTCAGCCATACTCAAGGACAGGCTCACAGGCTCCTCAAGCTTCTGGAGCCGTATCCGTTAAACGTGGATTTCAGAGGCGGCTTCGAGGCATCCAACCTCATCCAAGACCCCACCCCTGGAATTCGGCTTCATGCCGGGCCCCTCTCGGCAGGGTTCCGAATGCAGCCTCTAGGCCGCATCGTGGTGACCGAGGAAGAGATCTTCGGCGCCAGGGTCAGGACTCCTCCCCGTAAGCACGCCAGGGGCTCGTTTATTGCTTCGTTAACCGACCTGGTGGAAGGCGAAGCCGTGGTGCATGAAGACTACGGAATCGGAATTTTCCGAGGATTGCTCCGCAAGGAATTCGACGGCGTTGCAGGCGAGGTCATGGTCATTGAGTATTCCGGAGGGGACATACTGTACCACCCTGTGGATCGCTTGCAGGTCATTCAGAAGTATGTCTCGGGTGCCGAGGAGCCGCCGCGAATAGACCGGCTGGGAGGCAAGGGTTGGGCGAAAACCAAAGCCAAGGTGAAGCAATCCATAAGGGAGATGGCAAAGGAGTTGCTCAATATTTACGCGAACCGGTCCGTGAGCAAACGGTCCCCTTATTCGATGCCGGACGAACACTTCGCAGCCTTGGAAGCGTCATTCGAATTTGAGGAGACGCCCGACCAGTTCAGAGCTATCCAGGATGTCATGGAATCTCTGGATTCAGACGTGCCCATGGATCGGCTGGTTTGCGGCGATGTGGGATACGGCAAGACCGAGGTTGCGATTCGAGCGGCGTTCAGGGCAATCATGGATGGCAAACAAGTGGCCGTACTGGTCCCCACCACGGTTCTCGCTCAACAGCATTATGATACATTCAACCGACGTTTCAGCGGGTGGCCCATTGTAGTGGAGGTGTTGTCCAGATTTCGTACGGCCGTGGCTCAAAAGGACGTTGTCAAAAACCTGAAAGAGGGAAAAGTCGATTTGATCGTGGGCACGCATCGACTCTTGCAGAAGGACGTGGTGTTCCGAGACCTCGGGCTGCTCGTTGTGGATGAAGAACAGCGTTTTGGGGTTGTCCACAAGGAGAAGATCAAAAAGTACAAAGCTCACGTGGATGTCCTCACTTTGACGGCCACGCCTATTCCCAGGACCCTCCATCTGTCTCTAACGGGGATTCGTGACCTGTCCGTTATCGAAACGCCGCCGACAAATCGGCAGTCCATACGAACCCATGTAATGAAGCAATCCGACGAGGTTATCCGCGAGGCGTTGCTCAGGGAACTCAACCGGGGGGGCCAGGCTTTTTATCTCCATAATAGAGTGGAAACTATTTATCGGCGGGCGGCGGGACTTCAGAGGCTGGTCCCCGAGGGCCGTTTCGGAGTCGCTCACGGGCAGATGATGGACCGGGACCTGGAACGGGTGATGTTGGAGTTCGTTTCCGGCAAGATCAACGTGTTAGTTTGCACGAGCATAATCGAATCCGGCCTGGACATTCCAAGGGCCAACACTATTATAATCGAGCGCGCGGACACCTTCGGACTGGCGGACCTGTATCAGCTGCGCGGTCGCGTCGGCCGATCTCACATGCGGGCGTACGCTTACCTGCTCACCCCCCCCGAGACCCTGATGACTCCGGATGCAGTTAAGCGCTTGGCTGTGATACAGGAATATTCCAACTTGGGGCAGGGCTTCAGAATAGCTATGAGGGACATGGAGATCCGCGGCGCGGGCAATATTCTCGGGACCTCGCAGTCAGGGCATGTGGCGCAGGTAGGCTATGAAATGTACCTCGATCTGCTGGAGCAAGCGGTCCAGGAGATAAAAGGGGACGCGCCGCCGCCACGAATAGACCCGGAAATCCACCTCAAACTGGAGGCCATCATTCCTGAGGATTACGTTCCCGATACGCAGCAGCGGATGAACCTGTACAAGAGGCTCTCCAGGGCTTCTCAGGGTTCCGAGATCGACGAGATCGAGGCTGAGATCTTCGACCTCTACGGCAAGCCCCTTAGGGAAGTCTCCCAACTAATCCAAATCATGAGGGTCAGATTGGCTATGAAGGAAGTGAGGGTCCTGAAGCTGGATTACAACGGTCAGGATCTGATTCTCGTCTTCGATGTTGAAACTCCTGTGAATCCGGCGGCCTTGGTGGCATGGGCTCAACAGGATCGCGGGGTAAGACTGCTCCCCGGTGATCGACTTGCCTACCGTATCGGAGACGTTGGCGCACAGCCCCGAATAGACAACTGCTTCCAACTCCTGGCAAGCCTCCAAAAGTTGGTTCATTCGGGTGGCTCGGCCTTGCCGGGGAATGTTTCTCTTCGCTAG
- a CDS encoding tetratricopeptide repeat protein, with translation MAEKKVTRKELLKEPDEFMTTTGQVITFVRENPRVVSMAAIVAVACVVAVVVFFAYKKQQQARGHELFEKAAGDYEALVRGPSPASSEQLDALFERFDSIAKEYPAFPSGEMALLYSGHVLYQKKDYAGALERYTRSQSTSLAKSGLEALMLYHIATTRFALKEYEEAKRLFEDLAKDTNSPYRREAYASVARIYEAMNKNKEAVQAYKQYLKMFPEAPDAAFVKARIADLSGEG, from the coding sequence GTGGCCGAGAAAAAAGTTACACGCAAAGAGCTTCTAAAAGAGCCTGACGAATTTATGACCACTACCGGCCAGGTGATTACATTTGTTCGGGAAAACCCACGTGTGGTGAGCATGGCCGCGATCGTTGCCGTGGCGTGCGTTGTGGCGGTGGTGGTCTTCTTTGCTTACAAGAAGCAACAGCAAGCGCGAGGTCACGAACTCTTTGAAAAGGCAGCGGGAGATTACGAAGCCCTGGTGAGAGGACCGTCGCCGGCATCATCTGAACAGCTTGACGCTCTTTTTGAGCGTTTTGATTCCATTGCCAAGGAATATCCCGCTTTCCCCTCCGGCGAGATGGCGCTGCTGTACAGCGGTCATGTCCTTTACCAGAAGAAAGACTACGCGGGAGCTTTGGAGCGCTATACCAGATCGCAGTCCACCAGCCTGGCAAAGAGCGGTCTGGAGGCTCTGATGCTCTATCACATCGCCACCACGCGCTTCGCTCTGAAGGAGTACGAAGAGGCCAAACGGCTTTTCGAGGACCTTGCCAAAGACACGAATTCGCCATACCGCCGCGAGGCATACGCCTCTGTCGCACGCATATATGAAGCGATGAACAAGAACAAGGAGGCGGTCCAGGCTTACAAACAGTATTTGAAAATGTTTCCGGAGGCGCCGGACGCTGCTTTTGTTAAAGCCAGAATCGCTGACCTCAGTGGAGAGGGTTGA
- a CDS encoding HU family DNA-binding protein: MTKADLVSRIAEQAGISKKAAGTALDSVISAIHDVLKKGSKIRVSDLGSFSVVQRKARQGVNPRTGKPIKIPATKVPKFTAAKALKDTVKK; the protein is encoded by the coding sequence ATGACCAAAGCGGATCTGGTTTCCCGTATTGCGGAGCAAGCCGGGATTTCCAAGAAGGCTGCGGGGACTGCGCTGGATTCAGTGATCTCTGCGATTCACGACGTCCTGAAGAAGGGATCGAAAATCAGGGTTTCAGACCTGGGCAGTTTCAGCGTGGTTCAGCGGAAGGCTCGCCAAGGAGTGAATCCCAGGACAGGTAAGCCGATCAAAATACCTGCTACCAAGGTTCCCAAGTTCACGGCCGCCAAGGCCCTGAAGGACACTGTTAAGAAATAG
- a CDS encoding zf-HC2 domain-containing protein — translation MKTIPCAKATDLIVRELDEGLDSLDKHALESHVRGCTHCQEWREETAGILASIAADVPEDPGEQFWKYYDSSLQARLREIEPKNSWGFFWKAFGAVALAGTVFAVIWLAEFDPSTNRLDQSGTNMAEALFQELEELYGPVADENLTSTLVHDYKVAFSDLKIPQSDEEIPGWFEVEDELHQLL, via the coding sequence ATGAAAACCATACCTTGTGCCAAAGCTACGGATCTTATTGTCAGAGAGCTGGACGAAGGGCTCGACAGCCTGGACAAACATGCACTTGAAAGTCATGTTCGAGGGTGCACGCATTGTCAAGAGTGGCGGGAAGAGACCGCGGGCATTTTGGCTTCGATCGCCGCGGACGTTCCTGAAGATCCGGGAGAGCAGTTCTGGAAGTATTACGATTCCTCTCTGCAAGCTCGCTTGCGGGAGATTGAGCCCAAGAATTCGTGGGGCTTCTTCTGGAAAGCCTTTGGGGCAGTTGCCTTGGCAGGAACGGTTTTCGCGGTAATCTGGTTGGCAGAGTTCGATCCGAGTACAAACCGGCTCGATCAGAGTGGGACAAACATGGCCGAGGCCTTGTTTCAAGAACTTGAAGAGCTTTACGGACCAGTTGCCGACGAGAATTTGACTTCAACTTTGGTCCACGATTACAAGGTTGCTTTTTCCGACCTCAAGATCCCTCAAAGTGACGAGGAAATACCGGGCTGGTTCGAGGTGGAAGACGAGCTGCATCAATTACTTTGA